CCTGTTTTCACCATGTGTATTTCGTTGATGCCGGTGATATTAAAATTGGCATCACCAACGGCTTTGGCATTAATTAAACTACAGATAGAGCTTAGTGTTTGTGTGGTTTCTAATTGCATAATGGATAAATGAACTACAAAAATATATAGTATAAGCGAACAATATCGTATTTGTTGAAATTAATGTGGAAAGTATGGTTGGTGGGGACACCAATCACGGACAAGTCAGTGTCCAAAAGCACTTGGAAAGCCACGGATAAAATATTGGCGAAAGCAACCCCATTCGCCGCGGCGAACTGAATCCTAAATCCATTTCCCAAATTCTATCCACAACCAAAAATAATTCTGAATTATATGATAATTTTGCAAAGAACGCTCTTCGATAAACTCAGCGTGACATTATCATGGTATTTTCTCATCTACACGTACATACACAATTCAGCTTGCTCGATGGTGCTGCACCCATCGGTAAATTATTTAAAAAAGCAATTGCCGATGGGCAGCCCGCTTTGGCTATTACCGACCATGGAAATATGTTCGGGGCATTCAATTTTGTGGCCGAAGCTTATAAGCATAAAAATGAGGACGGAACTTTGAAAGTGAAGCCCATTGTGGGTTGTGAGTTTTATGTAGTGGACGATAGAACTAAGAAGCAATTTTCAAAAGATAATAAAGATGTTCGTTACCATCAATTGTTTTTGGCCAAGAATGAAGAAGGATATAAGAACTTGAGTAGGCTTTGTTCGCTGGGTTATATAGAAGGTTTATATAGTAAATGGCCACGTATCGACAAACAACTTATTGAGCAATATCACAAAGGACTCATCGCAACTACCTGTTGTTTGGGGGCTTCTGTGCCTCGTACAATTTTACGTAAGGGCGAAGCAGAAGGAGAGAAGGAATTCAAATGGTGGTTGGATATGTTTGGCGAAGATTATTATATAGAATTACAACGCCATGATATTCCGGAGCAAAACCAGGTGAATGAAGTATTATTAAAATGGGCAGTAAAATATAATGTAAAAGTAATTTGCAGCAATGACAGTCACTATGTAGATAAGGAAGATTACAATGCCCATGATATATTATTATGCATCAATACAGGCGATGTGCAAAATACTCCAAAAGCCACGGATGAAGAGGGTGGACGTGGTTATAGATTTGGTTTTCCCAATGACCAATTCTATTTTAAAACCACTGCCGAAATGGAACAATTATTTTCGGATATCCCACAAGCATTGGATAATACGAATGAAATCGTTGGCAAAATTGATTTGCTAAGTCTGAAGAAAGATATATTGGTTCCTGCATTTCCTATCCCTGATGGATTTTTGAGTGCTGATGATTATTTGAAACATATAACTTATGAAGGAGCACGAAAAAGATATATAGAAATGACGCCCGAAATAGAGGAGCGGTTGAATTTTGAATTACATACTATTAAAACTATGGGTTTCCCAGGTTATTTCCTTATCGTGGCCGACTTTATACAAGCTGGTCGAAATATGGGTGTGCTTATTGGTCCTGGTCGCGGCAGTGCTGCGGGCAGTGCTGTTGCGTATTGTATAGGCATCACCAATATCGACCCCATAAAATATGGAATGCTCTTCGAAAGGTTCTTAAATCCAGAACGTAAATCCATGCCCGATATTGATACGGACTTCGATGATGAAGGTCGTGCGAAAGTATTAAATTATGTAGTAGAAAAATATGGTAAAAACCAAGTTGCACAAATTATAAATTATGGAACGATGGCTGCAAAAAGTGCAATTAAGGACGTTTCACGAGCTCTCGATTTACCCTTAAGTGAGGCCAATGAACTGTCGAAAATGTTTCCAGATAGGGCTAAGACTTTATATAATGTTTTTAAAACCAGCATGGATGAACTCAAGAAATCGGATGACCTGCAAAGTGAAGATTTAGATGCGATAAAAAAACTTAGAGATATAGAAAAGGGAACTGACTTAAAGGCCCAGGTTCTTAGAGAGGCACAGGCTTTGGAGGGTTCGGTGCGTAATACAGGAATACATGCATCGGCGGTAATTATTGCCCCAAGCAATTTGATTGATCATATACCTTTATCGGTCAATTCAAAAGAAGGTTCCGATTTACTGGTAACACAGTGGGATGGAAAAGTAGTAGAGGATGCTGGCTTACTGAAGATGGACTTTTTGGGATTGAAAACTTTAACTATTATAAAGAATGCAGTAGAAATTATAGAACAAAACTATAATATTAAAATAGACCCCGACGAAATTCCATTGGACGATCCCAAAACATTTGAACTGTTTCAAAAAGGTGATACTACCGCAGTGTTCCAGTTTGAAAGTGCAGGCATGCAAAAGTATATGAAGGAGCTCAAGCCTACTCGCATAGAGGATTTGATAGCGATGAATGCTTTATACCGTCCGGGCCCGATGGAATATATACCTATGTTTATTAAGCGTAAACATGGCTTGGAAGAAATCAAATATCCTTTGCCTGAGTGCCAAGATATATTGGAAGAAACTTATGGTGTAACAGTATATCAAGAGCAGGTAATGCTACTTTCGCAAAAGCTTGCGGGCTTTACCAAAGGACAAGCAGATACCTTGCGAAAAGCTATGGGTAAGAAGCAAATTTCGGTGCTTAATAGTATGAAGGAAACTTTTTTACAAGGCACTTCTGAACGCGGACATGATAAAACGGTATGCGAAAAAATGTGGGTTGATTGGGAAGCATTTGCACAATATGCTTTTAATAAAAGTCACTCCACTTGTTATGCATTTGTGGCGAATCAAACTGCCTATCTCAAAGCAAATTATCCGAGTGAATTTATGGCTGCGGTATTAAACAGTACCAATAATATAGAAGATGTTGCTTTTTTTATGGAGGAGTGCAAACGTATGGGCATCAAGGTTCTTGGGCCTGATATTAATGAATCGAAATTGAAATTTTCGGTAAATAAAAATGGAGATATACGTTTTGGAATGGGCAGTATGAAGGGTGCGGGCGAAGTTGCCGTAACACAAATTATTTTAGAACGCGAAGCCAATGGACCATTCAAAAGTATATTTGATTTAACTCGCAGAGTCAATTTAAAAAATGTAAACAAACGTGTATTAGAATCGATGGCGTATGCAGGAGGATTTGATAGTGTGAGCGGAAATAATAGAGCAAAATATTTTCATTTAGAACAAGGTGAAACGGAAAACCCGATAGAAAAATCTATTCGTTATGGTAGTAATTATCAAGCACAGCAATCGGCCAATCAGCAAAGTTTATTTGGTGGAGCATCGGCCGTAAGCCTTCCAGAGCCGAGATTGCCCGAGGCAAAAGAGTGGGGTATTATAGCACAACTCACCAAAGAAAAAGAAATGGTCGGTATATTTATTTCAGGACATCCTTTAGACAAATATCGATTTGAATTGGAAACTTTTTGTAAAAGTAAAGTGATAGAACTACAAGACTTGGATGCATTTCGAAATAAGGAAGTTACCGTAGGAGGTATGATTACAAAAGTAGTGCATCGCACAGGCAAAACAGGCAAGAAATTTGGCTTATTTACCTTAGAAGATTATACAGGGTCGTTTGAATTTGCATTGTTCGGTAAAGATTATACCGACTATAATAAGTATATGATGGAGGGTTTGTTTTTATATGTGCGTGCACGAATTCAACCTCGTTATAATGGTGATAGTTTAGAATGTAAAA
The sequence above is drawn from the Bacteroidota bacterium genome and encodes:
- the dnaE gene encoding DNA polymerase III subunit alpha, whose translation is MVFSHLHVHTQFSLLDGAAPIGKLFKKAIADGQPALAITDHGNMFGAFNFVAEAYKHKNEDGTLKVKPIVGCEFYVVDDRTKKQFSKDNKDVRYHQLFLAKNEEGYKNLSRLCSLGYIEGLYSKWPRIDKQLIEQYHKGLIATTCCLGASVPRTILRKGEAEGEKEFKWWLDMFGEDYYIELQRHDIPEQNQVNEVLLKWAVKYNVKVICSNDSHYVDKEDYNAHDILLCINTGDVQNTPKATDEEGGRGYRFGFPNDQFYFKTTAEMEQLFSDIPQALDNTNEIVGKIDLLSLKKDILVPAFPIPDGFLSADDYLKHITYEGARKRYIEMTPEIEERLNFELHTIKTMGFPGYFLIVADFIQAGRNMGVLIGPGRGSAAGSAVAYCIGITNIDPIKYGMLFERFLNPERKSMPDIDTDFDDEGRAKVLNYVVEKYGKNQVAQIINYGTMAAKSAIKDVSRALDLPLSEANELSKMFPDRAKTLYNVFKTSMDELKKSDDLQSEDLDAIKKLRDIEKGTDLKAQVLREAQALEGSVRNTGIHASAVIIAPSNLIDHIPLSVNSKEGSDLLVTQWDGKVVEDAGLLKMDFLGLKTLTIIKNAVEIIEQNYNIKIDPDEIPLDDPKTFELFQKGDTTAVFQFESAGMQKYMKELKPTRIEDLIAMNALYRPGPMEYIPMFIKRKHGLEEIKYPLPECQDILEETYGVTVYQEQVMLLSQKLAGFTKGQADTLRKAMGKKQISVLNSMKETFLQGTSERGHDKTVCEKMWVDWEAFAQYAFNKSHSTCYAFVANQTAYLKANYPSEFMAAVLNSTNNIEDVAFFMEECKRMGIKVLGPDINESKLKFSVNKNGDIRFGMGSMKGAGEVAVTQIILEREANGPFKSIFDLTRRVNLKNVNKRVLESMAYAGGFDSVSGNNRAKYFHLEQGETENPIEKSIRYGSNYQAQQSANQQSLFGGASAVSLPEPRLPEAKEWGIIAQLTKEKEMVGIFISGHPLDKYRFELETFCKSKVIELQDLDAFRNKEVTVGGMITKVVHRTGKTGKKFGLFTLEDYTGSFEFALFGKDYTDYNKYMMEGLFLYVRARIQPRYNGDSLECKITLIEHLTEIKQRKLKGINISIELPKFDLDISNKFEKILQENKGSTPVTITFKEPVENMNAESLCAKYSVDYTQDLNEALQRLDMDVKVNV